One Desulfobulbus propionicus DSM 2032 DNA segment encodes these proteins:
- a CDS encoding FAD-dependent oxidoreductase has product MSETKPTLLTVRGRDANNQRISSKDFEAEVRGAAAVADELILESYGQHNIGLRLGSLERPLTIRVKGPAGQRLGCMGLPGATIICEGAASDDVGYLNIGADIIVKGDATNGACNAMAGGRVMIGGSIGARGLTMTKWNPDYQRPEMWVLGSVGDTFAEFNCGGLGVVCGIDPKNPDNVLGYRPCVGMVGGKIFFRGKTDGSYSATNAKLIPPSDEDWQWLSERMPEFLAKIGRPDLLAVLSVREEWHVLSAITPQERALMFSGPMPMAEFRRRIWDQGFGGGDPLRDIAPGLERSVIGVIEPGEFRRKKPFWANRDAAAPCTFYCPIHIPTIDRLRLIREGRADEAYEMLLRYTPFPASVCGTICPNLCIQNCSREKIDYSIDASVLGRSVRAVEPPEAKPASGKRVAIIGGGPAGMAVAWHLALNGIEAHIFERDTQLGGKLAQTIPWERLSRAVWDVEVDRFLKAENLHVNLGVSLSKDKVEALKNEFDAVVVAVGTHQPRTLSFPGSERVIPALDYLKAAKSDAPMATGKQVVIIGAGNVGCDVAAEAYRLGADQVVLVDIQKPLAFGKERAAAEALGATFHWPFMTREVTAEGVVGADGTLLPAQTVIISIGDIPSLPFLPDSVDVVKVAGASWIKTDEAGRTSDPKILAVGDVERPGLATNALGAGKRTAEYLIAAFKGEEWVPFRQRLINYEDLTLAHYDPCADRGATDDQQAARCLSCGSCRDCHLCETICPTGAIYRREITPGPDGVDYEYVSDDDKCIACGFCADTCPCGIWVLRPF; this is encoded by the coding sequence ATGAGCGAAACAAAACCTACCCTACTCACAGTCCGCGGCCGGGATGCCAACAACCAGCGGATTTCGTCCAAGGACTTCGAGGCCGAGGTCCGGGGCGCGGCGGCCGTTGCCGATGAATTGATCCTCGAATCCTATGGCCAGCACAACATCGGTCTGCGGCTGGGGTCCCTGGAGCGGCCCCTGACCATCCGGGTCAAGGGACCGGCCGGCCAGCGGTTGGGCTGCATGGGCCTGCCGGGCGCGACCATCATCTGCGAGGGCGCGGCCTCGGACGATGTCGGCTACCTCAACATCGGTGCCGACATCATCGTCAAGGGCGATGCCACCAACGGCGCGTGCAACGCCATGGCCGGCGGCCGGGTGATGATCGGCGGCTCGATCGGCGCCCGCGGCCTGACCATGACCAAGTGGAACCCGGATTACCAGCGGCCCGAAATGTGGGTGCTCGGTTCGGTGGGCGACACCTTTGCCGAGTTCAACTGCGGCGGTCTGGGCGTGGTCTGCGGCATCGATCCCAAAAACCCGGACAATGTGCTCGGTTACCGGCCCTGCGTGGGCATGGTTGGCGGCAAGATCTTCTTCCGCGGCAAGACCGACGGCTCCTATTCGGCCACCAACGCCAAGCTGATCCCGCCCAGCGACGAGGACTGGCAGTGGTTGAGCGAGCGGATGCCCGAATTTCTCGCCAAGATCGGGCGGCCCGATTTGTTGGCCGTCCTGTCGGTGCGCGAGGAGTGGCACGTGCTCTCCGCCATCACCCCGCAGGAGCGGGCCCTGATGTTCTCCGGCCCCATGCCCATGGCCGAGTTTCGGCGGCGGATCTGGGACCAGGGCTTCGGCGGTGGCGACCCGCTGCGCGACATTGCCCCGGGCCTGGAGCGCAGCGTCATCGGCGTGATCGAGCCCGGTGAATTCCGCCGCAAGAAACCCTTCTGGGCCAACCGCGACGCGGCTGCGCCCTGTACGTTCTACTGCCCGATCCACATCCCGACCATCGACCGGCTGCGTCTGATCCGCGAGGGCCGCGCCGACGAAGCCTACGAGATGCTGCTGCGCTACACGCCGTTCCCGGCCTCGGTTTGCGGCACCATTTGCCCCAACCTCTGCATCCAGAACTGTTCGCGCGAGAAGATCGACTACTCGATCGACGCCTCGGTGCTCGGCCGCTCGGTGCGGGCGGTGGAGCCGCCCGAGGCCAAGCCGGCCAGCGGTAAACGGGTGGCGATCATCGGCGGCGGCCCGGCAGGCATGGCCGTGGCCTGGCATCTGGCCCTGAACGGCATCGAGGCCCATATCTTCGAGCGCGACACCCAGTTAGGGGGCAAATTGGCCCAGACCATCCCCTGGGAGCGGCTTTCGCGCGCGGTCTGGGACGTGGAGGTCGATCGTTTCCTCAAGGCTGAAAACCTCCATGTCAACCTGGGCGTCAGTTTGAGCAAGGACAAGGTTGAGGCACTGAAGAACGAGTTCGACGCGGTGGTGGTGGCGGTCGGCACCCACCAGCCGCGCACCCTCAGCTTTCCCGGCAGCGAACGGGTCATCCCGGCGCTCGACTACCTCAAGGCAGCCAAGAGCGATGCACCCATGGCCACCGGCAAGCAGGTGGTGATCATCGGCGCGGGCAACGTCGGCTGCGATGTCGCCGCCGAGGCCTACCGTCTGGGCGCCGATCAGGTGGTGCTGGTCGATATCCAGAAACCGCTGGCCTTCGGCAAGGAGCGGGCTGCGGCCGAGGCCCTGGGCGCCACTTTCCATTGGCCGTTCATGACCCGCGAGGTCACCGCCGAAGGGGTGGTCGGTGCCGACGGCACCCTGCTGCCAGCGCAGACGGTGATCATCTCCATTGGCGACATCCCCAGCCTACCCTTCCTGCCCGATTCGGTGGACGTGGTCAAGGTGGCAGGCGCCTCCTGGATCAAGACCGACGAGGCCGGCCGCACCAGCGATCCCAAGATCCTGGCCGTGGGCGATGTCGAACGGCCCGGTCTGGCCACCAATGCCCTGGGGGCCGGCAAGCGGACCGCCGAGTATCTGATCGCCGCCTTCAAGGGCGAAGAGTGGGTGCCGTTCCGGCAGCGGCTGATCAACTACGAGGATCTGACCCTGGCCCACTACGATCCGTGCGCCGACCGGGGGGCCACCGACGACCAGCAGGCGGCCCGCTGCTTGAGCTGCGGTTCCTGCCGCGACTGCCACCTGTGCGAGACCATCTGTCCGACCGGGGCCATCTACCGCCGGGAGATCACCCCCGGCCCGGACGGCGTCGATTACGAGTACGTCTCGGATGACGACAAGTGCATTGCCTGCGGCTTCTGCGCCGATACCTGTCCCTGCGGCATCTGGGTCCTGCGGCCGTTCTGA
- the mutL gene encoding DNA mismatch repair endonuclease MutL, which produces MSRIRILSEQLANQIAAGEVVERPASVIKELVENSLDASAGRIDIHVEGSGGTLLRVADDGCGMDGDDVLLCLERHATSKIREEGQLAAISTLGFRGEAIPSIASVSWMTILSRPQTQELGTRAEIRYGTLRDVHQAGCGRGTVIEVRHLFGNMPARKKFLKSARTEMHHIEEVVRNQALAHPQVGFTLHVDGRVALEYSPGADLQRRVREVFRYRETLLPLAVAAEDEGDGMMLEGYLLLPEAAQATNARLRILVNDRPVQDAMIRHAVVEGLQGFLMKGFQPAGALLLTVSPDQVDVNVHPAKREIRFRRSEAVHRFIVDRVAAAMCGYQQSQRHSLFAPPSSSSRAWPVDSGEALRSVPPAMTMTTAEPVEQQPLPAMDRYGRSTPAMAAPLAAPPSPASPFAVVPSPPAGGAAGLTLIGQLFSLYLLCEREGQLVVIDQHAAHERLLYGQLRQGYQEAQIPRQTLLFPVTVELTPAQAETLEQKSEAVAALGLQAEPFGEATVVIKAMPALVSHVEPGGLLREVLDGLRGPLPVAADRTVPQAVDDLLASMACKAAIKAGNRLQPAEMLKLLHQMETSEVFTHCPHGRPVVKTFSSQEVERWFHRHGG; this is translated from the coding sequence ATGTCGCGCATACGCATTCTTTCCGAACAGCTTGCCAACCAGATCGCCGCCGGCGAAGTGGTGGAACGTCCCGCCTCGGTGATCAAGGAATTGGTGGAAAACAGCCTGGACGCCTCAGCCGGCCGCATCGACATCCATGTCGAGGGCAGCGGCGGCACCCTGTTGCGGGTGGCCGACGATGGCTGCGGCATGGACGGTGACGACGTGCTGCTGTGCCTCGAACGTCACGCCACCTCCAAGATTCGCGAGGAGGGGCAATTGGCGGCCATCTCTACCCTCGGGTTTCGCGGCGAGGCCATTCCCAGCATTGCCTCGGTGTCGTGGATGACCATTCTTTCCAGGCCGCAGACCCAGGAACTGGGCACCCGGGCCGAGATCCGCTACGGCACCCTGCGCGATGTTCATCAGGCCGGATGCGGCCGGGGCACGGTGATCGAGGTGCGCCATCTGTTTGGCAACATGCCGGCGCGCAAAAAATTCCTCAAGTCGGCGCGCACCGAAATGCACCACATCGAGGAGGTGGTCAGGAACCAGGCCCTAGCCCATCCGCAGGTCGGCTTCACCCTCCATGTCGATGGCCGGGTGGCACTGGAGTATTCGCCGGGTGCCGATCTGCAGCGCCGGGTACGCGAGGTGTTCCGCTACCGGGAAACGCTGCTGCCGCTGGCCGTGGCGGCAGAGGACGAAGGTGACGGGATGATGCTGGAGGGCTATCTGCTGCTGCCGGAGGCGGCGCAGGCAACCAATGCCCGTCTGCGTATCCTGGTCAACGACCGGCCGGTGCAGGACGCGATGATCCGCCATGCGGTGGTCGAGGGCTTGCAGGGATTTCTCATGAAGGGCTTTCAGCCGGCCGGTGCCCTGCTGCTGACCGTTTCTCCGGATCAGGTGGATGTCAACGTCCATCCGGCCAAACGGGAGATTCGTTTCCGCAGGAGCGAGGCGGTGCACCGGTTCATCGTCGATCGGGTGGCCGCGGCCATGTGCGGTTACCAGCAGAGCCAGCGTCATAGCCTGTTCGCCCCGCCGTCCTCCTCGTCCAGGGCGTGGCCGGTGGACAGCGGCGAGGCACTCCGATCGGTTCCTCCTGCCATGACGATGACCACCGCCGAGCCGGTGGAGCAACAGCCTTTGCCCGCAATGGACAGGTATGGTCGGTCGACGCCGGCGATGGCCGCGCCGTTGGCCGCCCCGCCGAGCCCGGCAAGTCCCTTTGCCGTGGTTCCGTCGCCCCCTGCCGGGGGAGCGGCCGGCCTGACCCTGATCGGCCAGCTGTTTTCCTTGTACCTGTTGTGCGAGCGGGAGGGCCAACTGGTGGTCATCGACCAGCACGCGGCCCACGAGCGGCTTCTGTACGGCCAGTTGCGACAGGGGTATCAGGAGGCTCAGATTCCCCGCCAGACCCTGCTGTTTCCGGTGACCGTCGAACTGACCCCGGCGCAGGCCGAGACCCTGGAGCAGAAGAGCGAGGCCGTTGCCGCTCTCGGACTGCAGGCCGAGCCCTTTGGCGAGGCCACCGTGGTCATCAAGGCGATGCCGGCTCTGGTCAGCCATGTGGAGCCCGGCGGGCTGCTGCGGGAGGTGCTCGACGGGCTGCGGGGCCCATTGCCGGTCGCAGCCGACCGGACGGTGCCCCAGGCGGTGGACGATCTGCTTGCCTCCATGGCTTGCAAGGCGGCGATCAAGGCGGGCAACCGCCTGCAGCCGGCGGAAATGCTCAAGCTGCTGCACCAGATGGAAACCAGCGAGGTGTTCACGCACTGTCCCCACGGCCGGCCGGTGGTCAAGACCTTCTCCAGCCAGGAGGTGGAGCGATGGTTCCACCGCCACGGCGGTTGA
- a CDS encoding methylated-DNA--[protein]-cysteine S-methyltransferase, with the protein MLCNATLPTPFGLFTLSADDIGLRGLLFPAEQPPLPPGSLVALASQPLLAEAGQQLLAYLAGRLHRFDLPLSIHGTPFQQQVWAQLRAIPYGETLTYGELAACIGGRQKARAVGGAAHANPLAIIIPCHRLIGAGGKLTGFGGGLAMKQALLDLERQNRDQEKKEA; encoded by the coding sequence ATGCTGTGTAACGCCACCCTGCCCACACCGTTTGGCCTCTTTACCCTGAGCGCCGACGACATCGGCCTTCGCGGCCTGCTCTTTCCCGCCGAACAGCCGCCGCTCCCGCCGGGTTCGCTGGTCGCGCTCGCCAGCCAGCCGCTGCTGGCCGAGGCCGGCCAGCAGCTGCTCGCCTACCTCGCGGGCAGACTGCACCGCTTCGATCTCCCCCTGTCCATCCACGGCACCCCGTTTCAACAGCAGGTCTGGGCACAGCTGCGCGCCATCCCCTACGGCGAAACCCTGACCTACGGCGAACTGGCGGCATGCATCGGCGGCCGACAAAAGGCGCGGGCAGTGGGCGGCGCGGCCCACGCCAACCCCCTAGCGATCATCATCCCTTGCCACCGTCTGATTGGAGCCGGCGGCAAGCTGACCGGTTTTGGCGGCGGCCTGGCGATGAAGCAGGCCCTGCTCGACTTGGAACGACAAAACAGGGACCAGGAGAAAAAAGAGGCGTAA
- a CDS encoding lysozyme inhibitor LprI family protein, producing the protein MKVNAPLAASVDPIFTLKEEDIVIAQKIFMAGLVLCCLARIASADDSGLTKEFAACMDASGGVTVEMIECIGAETKRQDERLNKAYKEVMAQLSETRQKQLQDAQRAWIKFRDAHCHFHADPDGGTMATVRTNDCFLSATASRAQELEGFKE; encoded by the coding sequence ATGAAGGTGAATGCACCGTTAGCCGCGTCGGTTGACCCTATTTTTACACTGAAAGAGGAGGACATCGTGATTGCCCAGAAAATTTTCATGGCCGGATTGGTGCTGTGTTGTCTTGCCCGGATCGCCTCGGCTGACGACAGTGGTTTGACCAAGGAATTTGCTGCCTGTATGGACGCCTCTGGCGGCGTGACGGTTGAAATGATCGAATGCATCGGAGCGGAAACAAAACGGCAAGACGAGCGCCTCAACAAAGCGTACAAGGAAGTGATGGCGCAACTTTCCGAGACGCGGCAGAAACAACTGCAAGATGCCCAGCGGGCTTGGATAAAATTTCGGGATGCACATTGCCATTTCCATGCCGATCCCGACGGCGGAACGATGGCCACGGTTCGCACCAATGACTGTTTCCTGTCGGCCACGGCGTCTCGCGCCCAGGAACTCGAAGGGTTCAAGGAGTGA
- a CDS encoding penicillin-binding protein 1A: MSTKASHQLPPLPEPPEPPYRGWVLDERHLSRLLLTIAATVTVLLGVVLAWFMSLPDIRTVDDYQPQVATLILDRANRPIDAIAREFRIVIPYERFPALLPQAFVAAEDSRFWRHEGLDGWSIARAAFNNLRSGRRSQGGSTITQQVTRALLLSREKSYTRKLAEAVLSFRLERLLSKEEILFIYLNEIYLGEGAYGVEAAALTYFGKEVGQLNLGEIALLAGLPQSPSNYSPLKQPEAARNRQRYVLNRMAEDGLITPEAAREAYDQGLQLAGNWRQALHGYFSAYVRGQLLTTYQEADLYRKGLQVATTVDARLQEAAAKAIQAGVTRVAIRHSDLAVPQGALVALDSASGRIRAMIGGVDFTATQFNRAVQANRQPGSAFKPIVYAAALEQGVSPAAVFNDAPLSLTSGNGRPWQPHNFNNEYRGPMPLAEALVRSSNVIAVRLAQQIGVERVVRTARRMGISAPLDANLALALGASPVSLLELTAAYTAFVNQGLYHPPVAITRVGNRQGRITPWPQPQGQQVIAPETAAWLKSVMTQVVLRGTGKNAAGIRGAGGKTGTTDNNVDAWFIGSAQELTTGVWIGHDRSMSLGVGETGGQAAAPAWKHFMLQAIN; encoded by the coding sequence TTGTCCACCAAAGCCTCCCATCAATTGCCGCCGCTTCCGGAACCGCCCGAGCCGCCCTATCGCGGCTGGGTGCTGGACGAGCGCCATCTGTCCCGTCTGCTGCTGACCATTGCCGCGACGGTGACCGTGCTGCTCGGTGTGGTGCTGGCCTGGTTCATGTCCCTGCCCGACATCCGTACGGTGGACGATTACCAGCCGCAGGTGGCCACCCTGATCCTTGACCGCGCCAACCGGCCGATCGACGCCATTGCCCGGGAATTCCGCATCGTCATCCCCTATGAACGCTTCCCCGCCCTCCTGCCCCAGGCCTTTGTCGCCGCCGAGGACAGCCGCTTCTGGCGCCACGAGGGCCTTGACGGCTGGTCGATCGCCCGCGCGGCCTTCAACAACCTCCGCTCCGGCCGGCGCAGCCAGGGCGGTTCGACCATTACCCAGCAGGTGACCCGCGCCCTGCTGCTCAGCCGGGAAAAGAGCTACACCCGCAAGCTGGCCGAGGCGGTGCTCTCCTTTCGCCTGGAACGGCTGCTGAGCAAGGAGGAGATTTTGTTCATCTACCTCAATGAAATCTATCTCGGCGAGGGGGCCTACGGGGTCGAGGCCGCGGCCCTGACCTATTTCGGCAAGGAGGTGGGCCAGTTGAACCTGGGCGAGATCGCCCTGTTGGCCGGACTGCCGCAGTCGCCGAGCAACTATTCGCCGCTCAAGCAGCCGGAGGCGGCGAGAAACCGGCAGCGCTACGTGCTCAACCGCATGGCCGAGGATGGGTTGATCACCCCGGAGGCGGCGCGCGAGGCCTACGATCAGGGGCTGCAACTGGCCGGCAACTGGCGTCAGGCGCTCCATGGTTATTTTTCCGCCTATGTCCGCGGACAACTGCTCACCACATACCAGGAGGCCGATCTCTACCGCAAGGGGTTGCAGGTGGCCACCACCGTCGATGCCCGGCTGCAGGAAGCGGCTGCCAAGGCGATCCAGGCCGGCGTGACCCGGGTGGCCATCCGCCATAGCGATCTGGCCGTGCCTCAAGGTGCCCTGGTGGCCCTGGACAGCGCCAGCGGCCGCATCCGGGCGATGATCGGCGGGGTCGATTTCACCGCCACCCAGTTCAACCGGGCAGTGCAGGCCAACCGCCAGCCGGGCTCCGCCTTCAAGCCGATCGTGTATGCCGCGGCCCTGGAACAGGGCGTTTCCCCGGCGGCGGTGTTCAACGACGCGCCCCTCTCCCTGACCAGCGGCAATGGCCGGCCGTGGCAGCCGCACAATTTCAACAACGAGTATCGCGGCCCGATGCCGCTGGCCGAGGCCCTGGTCCGTTCCAGCAACGTGATCGCGGTGCGCCTGGCACAGCAGATCGGGGTGGAGCGGGTTGTCCGCACGGCCAGGCGGATGGGCATTTCCGCGCCGCTGGATGCAAACCTGGCCCTGGCCCTCGGGGCCTCGCCGGTCTCGCTGCTGGAACTGACCGCCGCCTATACCGCTTTTGTCAACCAGGGGCTCTACCACCCGCCGGTGGCCATCACCCGGGTCGGCAACCGGCAGGGGCGGATCACCCCCTGGCCGCAGCCGCAGGGGCAACAGGTGATCGCTCCCGAAACCGCTGCCTGGCTCAAATCGGTCATGACCCAGGTGGTCCTGCGGGGCACGGGCAAGAATGCCGCCGGCATCCGCGGGGCCGGCGGCAAGACCGGCACCACGGACAACAACGTCGACGCCTGGTTCATCGGTTCCGCCCAAGAGCTGACCACCGGCGTGTGGATCGGCCACGACCGCAGCATGTCGCTGGGCGTGGGGGAAACCGGCGGCCAGGCCGCGGCCCCGGCATGGAAACACTTCATGCTGCAAGCCATCAACTAA
- a CDS encoding PAS domain S-box protein gives MNMRIRLLKPIFMGLLLLLASLPVRAGLPQGKNQVLIIHSYHSGLTWTDAIMSGIRDTLVGQDPSIQLTAEYLDARRYPEPRFSTRIRELVLAKIQRATPNLVMVADNQALDLILEQGQHLFPGVPIVFCGINDVQPTTLARHPAITGVAEELSVVETVDLALRLHPDTKKIIVIGRSTVAADKLNRESFVAALPKLPQQLQVRFWDDLPGPELAARLEKLDSGSVLFINGLISDETGRQMMYGETTAWISRHSNVPAYSLWDVYLGHGIVGGKLVSGYRQGQMAGHLALRILNGERIERIPVIAGVEANRYMVDYRQLERFRIPLAKLPPDTIVINRPDSLYDTHKELVWATVLVVTVLGVLVVLLGVAVVHQRRAERALQRSEEQMRLFFERQIVGMAITSPDKGWLQVNDRFCRMTGYSREELELLDWAKLTHPDDLAADLNLFGRLLAGEINDYALEKRFLRKDGTTIVVNLSVGCVRDERGAMQYVLGVVEDITERKRAEESLRQSQEFLSSILENLPNMIFIKDAKDLRFVRFNRAGEELLGYRREDLIGKNDYDFFPTEQADFFIRKDREVLKGGQLVDIAEEVIDTRAGRRILHTKKIPVMGDNGSPAYLLGISEDITERQQAAEEREKLREQLSQAQKLESVGRLAGGVAHDFNNMLSAILGHAELAMRLCAPNDPIHARLEVIEQSALRSADLVSQLLAFARKQTVAPKVLDMNETAASLLRMLQRLMGEDIDLVWIPKIDLWPIKIDPSQIDQLLANLCVNARDAISGVGKVVIETGNATFDASYCAVHPDFVPGEYVMLAVSDNGDGMDKDTLAHIFEPFFTTKEPGKGTGLGLATVYGIVKQNNGFIHVYSEPAKGTTFKIYLPRFAGENSDPLTEPGAHPPKGHGETVLLVEDEAMILDVGREMLETLGYTVLTANTPGEAIDQATAHPGEIQLVVTDVVMPEMNGRDLAHALRALRPGLKYLFASGYTADIIAHHGVLDEGVVFIQKPFSIHNLAAKVREALERE, from the coding sequence ATGAACATGCGCATACGCCTGCTCAAGCCGATTTTCATGGGGTTGTTGTTGCTGCTGGCGTCCTTGCCGGTACGAGCCGGACTGCCGCAAGGCAAAAACCAGGTGCTCATCATCCATTCCTACCACTCCGGCCTCACCTGGACCGACGCGATCATGAGCGGTATCCGCGACACCCTTGTCGGCCAGGACCCCAGCATCCAGTTGACCGCCGAATATCTCGATGCCCGGCGATATCCGGAGCCCAGGTTCTCCACCAGGATCCGGGAGTTGGTGCTCGCCAAAATTCAACGCGCCACGCCCAACCTGGTGATGGTTGCGGACAACCAGGCCCTCGACCTCATCCTCGAACAAGGTCAACACCTCTTCCCCGGGGTCCCGATCGTCTTTTGCGGGATCAACGATGTGCAGCCCACCACCCTCGCCCGCCATCCGGCAATCACTGGCGTGGCCGAAGAGCTTTCCGTCGTGGAAACGGTGGATCTTGCGCTCCGCCTCCACCCCGACACCAAAAAAATCATCGTGATCGGCCGCAGTACCGTGGCGGCGGACAAGCTGAATCGGGAAAGTTTCGTCGCCGCGCTCCCCAAACTGCCGCAGCAGCTGCAAGTCCGTTTCTGGGACGATCTGCCGGGCCCTGAACTGGCGGCCCGGTTGGAAAAACTGGACAGCGGTTCGGTCCTGTTCATCAACGGCCTGATCAGCGACGAAACCGGCCGGCAGATGATGTACGGCGAAACCACCGCATGGATCTCGCGGCACAGCAACGTGCCCGCCTATTCCCTGTGGGATGTGTATCTCGGCCACGGCATCGTGGGCGGCAAGCTGGTCAGCGGCTATCGGCAGGGCCAGATGGCCGGACACCTGGCGCTGCGCATTCTCAACGGCGAACGGATCGAGCGGATTCCGGTCATAGCTGGCGTTGAAGCCAACCGCTATATGGTTGATTACCGGCAACTCGAACGGTTTCGCATCCCCTTGGCCAAACTCCCGCCGGACACGATTGTCATCAACCGCCCGGATTCGTTGTACGACACGCACAAGGAGCTCGTCTGGGCCACGGTCCTGGTCGTGACCGTCCTGGGCGTGCTTGTGGTCCTGCTCGGTGTCGCCGTCGTCCACCAGCGCAGGGCCGAACGGGCCCTGCAGCGCAGCGAGGAGCAGATGCGCCTCTTCTTTGAACGCCAGATCGTGGGAATGGCGATCACCTCGCCCGACAAGGGCTGGCTGCAGGTCAATGACCGGTTCTGCCGCATGACGGGTTACTCCCGCGAGGAACTGGAGCTGCTGGATTGGGCGAAACTGACCCATCCGGACGACCTAGCCGCCGACCTGAACCTGTTTGGCCGGCTCCTGGCCGGCGAGATCAATGACTACGCCCTGGAAAAGCGCTTCCTCCGCAAGGATGGGACCACCATTGTCGTCAACCTGTCCGTGGGTTGCGTGCGGGATGAACGCGGCGCAATGCAATATGTCCTGGGCGTGGTGGAAGACATCACCGAACGCAAGCGGGCGGAAGAATCGCTGCGCCAAAGCCAGGAATTCCTCTCCTCGATTCTCGAAAATCTTCCGAACATGATCTTCATCAAGGATGCCAAGGACCTGCGATTTGTCCGCTTCAATCGGGCCGGCGAGGAACTGCTGGGATACCGACGGGAGGACCTTATCGGCAAGAACGATTACGATTTTTTCCCCACGGAGCAGGCCGATTTCTTTATCCGCAAGGACAGGGAGGTGCTGAAAGGAGGCCAGCTCGTGGACATCGCCGAGGAGGTGATCGACACCAGGGCGGGCCGGCGCATCCTGCACACCAAGAAAATACCGGTGATGGGCGATAACGGCAGCCCCGCCTACCTCCTCGGCATATCGGAAGACATCACCGAGCGCCAGCAGGCGGCCGAGGAGCGTGAAAAATTGCGGGAGCAGCTCAGCCAGGCGCAGAAACTGGAGTCCGTCGGCCGCCTGGCCGGCGGCGTGGCGCATGATTTCAACAACATGCTCTCCGCCATCCTCGGCCATGCGGAACTGGCGATGCGGCTGTGCGCCCCGAACGATCCGATCCATGCCCGGCTTGAGGTGATCGAGCAGTCCGCCCTCCGGTCCGCCGACCTTGTCAGCCAGCTGCTGGCCTTTGCCCGTAAACAAACCGTGGCGCCCAAGGTGCTGGACATGAACGAGACCGCGGCCAGCCTGCTGCGGATGCTGCAACGGTTGATGGGGGAAGACATCGATCTTGTCTGGATCCCCAAAATCGATCTGTGGCCGATCAAGATCGACCCCTCCCAGATCGACCAATTGCTAGCCAACCTGTGCGTCAACGCCCGGGACGCGATCTCCGGGGTGGGCAAGGTGGTCATCGAAACCGGGAATGCCACCTTCGATGCTTCCTACTGCGCCGTGCATCCGGACTTTGTTCCCGGAGAATATGTGATGCTGGCGGTGAGCGACAACGGCGACGGCATGGACAAGGACACCCTTGCCCACATTTTCGAACCGTTTTTCACCACCAAGGAGCCAGGCAAGGGCACCGGTCTGGGACTGGCCACGGTCTATGGCATCGTCAAGCAGAACAATGGCTTCATCCATGTCTACAGCGAACCGGCCAAGGGCACGACCTTCAAGATCTACCTGCCCCGGTTTGCGGGGGAAAACAGCGACCCACTGACCGAACCCGGCGCCCATCCGCCCAAGGGGCACGGCGAGACGGTGCTGCTGGTGGAAGACGAGGCGATGATTCTGGATGTGGGCCGGGAGATGCTCGAAACACTGGGCTACACCGTGTTGACCGCCAATACCCCCGGCGAGGCGATCGATCAGGCCACCGCCCATCCCGGCGAGATTCAGCTCGTCGTTACCGACGTGGTCATGCCGGAAATGAATGGACGGGACCTGGCGCACGCTCTCCGCGCCCTCAGGCCCGGCCTGAAATACCTGTTTGCCTCAGGCTACACGGCCGACATCATTGCCCATCACGGTGTGCTCGACGAGGGGGTTGTTTTCATCCAGAAACCGTTTTCGATTCACAACCTGGCCGCCAAGGTGCGCGAGGCATTGGAACGCGAATAA